The Vibrio aerogenes nucleotide sequence AATGCTGCCTGGCCAGATTTGGTAATACGAACCTCACGGTATCCGGGGACCCGTTCTATCCATTTATTCTCTTCAAAACACTGAAAAAGAGCCGCGCCAGCATAGCCGCCAAGGTGAAACTTTCGTTCGCTCCAGTCTAAACATGCGCTGCACTTTTTACGTTTAGTTTTGTTGTCGGTCGGGATGCCTAACCGGGCAAATTGTGCTTTACCCTTGCTGGTTAACGCGTCACCAAGGCTTGTAATCCATTTATGTTTCAATAAGTAGTCGTATATTTTTACCGCCACTTCGCCAGCAAGATGATCGTAACATGTTCGTGCCTGTTGGAGTTCAGCAGGAACCCGGGATTTGGGCGCTTGAATGGCTCCAAAAGAAATCCCCATCATGGTCTCAAGTAATGCCGCGATACTCGCGCTATAGAGACGAAAATAACGATGACGCCCTTGTGAGAGACAAGTAATGAGTTTTTCTTTTTGCAGACGGGATAAATGGCCGCTGGTCGTCGAGGGTGCGATATCTGCAACTGCACTGAGTTCAGTCGCCGTCCATGCCCGGCCATCCATCAGTGCACAAAGAATTTTCATCCGTGAAATATCAGACATGGCTGCTGCCAGCGCAGCCATGGATGTCTCTTGTTGATAGTGATCTTCTGTTTGCGGCATTGGTTGATTTTTCATGTCAGGGAGCCCGGTTCAGCGTAACTTTTTTGCGACTGTATCATTATCTGTGATCGGGTTCAGCTGATTCGAATGCGTATTCTCTGATCAGGTTGAGCACCCGGATATGGTAACCAGAGAAAATAGTGTCTCTTCCTTCATGCTGCGCAGCCTGATGTAATACGTTTTGTTTCCATTGCATGATTGAGGCTTCACTTTCCCACCATGAGAGCGATAAGAACTTGTGTGGATCGGTCACGCTGTGAAAGCGTTCAACAGAAATAAAACCATCGACATCGCTGAGCAGTGGTTTGAGCTGTGCGGCAAGATCAAAATACCGGGCCTGTTTTTCCGGTACGGCTTTGGCTTCAAAAAGAACGGCTATCATCTTTTTTCCCTCATTGAGTGATTCACTCCGGATGATAGTGTTTTGAAAAACAGGTTACTTCGGTGATGAGCGAAATATACAGGGAGAGCTGGAGAAATAAAGCCGAAAAATAAAGTGCCTGTCCCCACAGGAATCTCTTTGCTGGTTGCCACTGCTCGAAATGTTCATATGCCTTGTTCTTTGCTGTAACTGATATGTCGGTAAAGGATGAAATAGAGTGGTTTTCTGCTTATTGAGCTCTTTTCCATGTTGCGGAGAAGCGATTGCAGATTCAATATCCGGCCTTATTTTTTGTTGATTCAGAGTATTGTCATGGATAATCCTATATCTCAATCTCCATCATCAAGTCTTTTGTTGAGCAGGGCATTTGGTAAAAATATACATTGTAGTCTATATAGATTCAGGTCTATAATAAACCCGAACATAAAATAATAAGAAGAACAAATTATGTGGAACGTCGTATTAAGACCTATGTTTTTGGCGTGGTTTCAATCACTGTCCAGCGAGGATAAAGTAAACGTCAGGGCTTCGCTGGAACTCTTAAAAGAAAAGGGGCCGAATTTACCACGCCCTCATGTTGACACACTCAGCAATACAAAACTTAAGAAGCTTAAAGAGCTGAGAGTACAAAGTCATGGTAAACCTCTTCGGGTGTTTTTTGCGTTCGATCCCGAGCGTCGGTGCGTCGTGCTTTGCGCAGGGGACAAAACAGGGGATAAGAGGTTTTATAAAAAGATGATTCCGATAGCAGAAGATGAGTTTAAGGAACATCTACAGGAGATAGACAATGAAAAGTCAAACACTTGATGCGTTAGACGCTTTGATGACAGATGATGAGCTGGCTCAGGCAAAAGCGAAAGCTGAATCAATGCTTTTCGAGTTAAATTTGGCTGAGTTTCGCCGTATTGTCCAGAAATCGCAGACAGAAGTTGCTGATATTATGGGGGTTAAACAGCCTACAGTGGCTAACCTTGAAAAGAATGGCAAAGATGTCAAATTACTGTCCTTGAAACGTTATATTGAAGCATTGGGTGGCAAATTAAGACTGGATGTTGAATTGCCTGATGGTACGCATCGGGGCTTAGATATTTAGATTAACGTTATCATTGCCTTGCAGTAAGCTCCATGTCTGGGCATAGTCCTGAATAACACTCAGTACGGTTTGACTTTGTTCATTGATTAACTGTTGATTGTTTAGTGTTTGGGAGAGTAAATTAATGACTTGTTCGAATTCAACACCTTGCTCTGTTAGTCGTTGTTGATTCAAGGTGTAACTTTGGGTCTGTTCAACAGGCACCGGATCAGATTTTACGGGCGTCCTGCCCGGAAAATCCTGAAACCCTCGTCCTTAGGGTTTCTCCCTCATACAGCGTTCAAATCACCACAGAGTCCAAACTTTGTTTTTCAAACAGCGACTACCAAATTCAAATAAACAAATAACCAAAGGACAAACCGTCAGGACGACGGTTTGAAGCTTTTCAGGACAGGAAGTCCTTAAAAGCTGATCCTGACCCGCGCACTGAGAAGCTAAATAAAAAAGGAATTTTTGGTCCGTTTTTGTTCCTTCAAAAATGGACTTGGCCGCGTTCGAAAAAGGTAAAGGAATCGATAAAGGCAGGCGCGGACGAAACCCGATCCGGACTTAAATTGACCCCGTTCGATGAAGCCAGAGAAATCGACAAAGGCAGGCGCGTACCAAACCTGATCCGAACCCCGAATCAACCCTTGATCCGCGCTAAACAAATCTCCTCAACTAACCCCCGCAACTTCTCCACCTCCCCGGAAAGATAAACCAGCTCGTCTTCCGTAATCTGATAATGCTCCGAATACCGGCCTTCCACATAAGCACGCCTCAGCCGCTGCATACTGCGACGGTGAAACTTGGTATCCATCGGGAAAATATCGCCAAAGCGTTTATCCAGCTGCATGCAGTAGTTTTTCAGCTTGATTGGATTATGCATTTTGGGCAAATAGTTTTTGCAGGTGAGCAGAGCGCAGGCAAGCAAAGCTTCAGTGGCTTGATGAAGGTCGAATGCACTACTTGCAAGGCTGAATTCTGGATTATTAAAAGTTAGTTTGAATTTCATCAGGCCTTCATTGCCTTTTTGAAACCATAAATCAAAATACTTCTTGGAAATGGCTTGTTTCTCTTCCTCTGATAAATTCCCCGGCCGCGCCAGCTCCCGCGTGCCTTCACTGAAGATTTCAATCCCTTGCTCACGAATGTCTTTAAAGAAGTAACGGCCTTCATGAAGCCAATCGTTCACCTCTTGCAGTGTATGAACAATCACACCCACCGGAATATCCGCAATGCGCCGGGCAATCCGGTCATCCACCAGATGCCAGAGTTTATGGTCATCCACTAAATCCATTTGATTCACGATCACCAGAATATCGTAATCGCTGACATATCCGTTCTCCGGGTCATACACCCACGGCGTGCGCCCCTGAGCATCCGGCTGGCGGGCATAGCTGCCAAACAGAATGATTTTATAAATCTTAAACCCTTGCTTGCCTTTATACGCGGCAGCGGCTTCATCCACGGCATCACGGATCAGCGACGCCACCGCATGGATCTGCTGTTGGTTGGATTCAGGAAGATGGTCAAGGCTTTGATTCATAGGATCTGATTTCAATGGGTATGTGCAAGGATTTGAAAAGGATACCGTAGATGCGGGGGAAAAGGGAGGGGTGGGTACGAAGTTGGAGAATGATTTCAATAAAATATACATAGACTAAAATGTTGTATTTGCTTTAAAAGTCTCAGTTTTGATGTAATTGATATGTTGCCGAACAATTAGAAGATGTGAGCTATTTTGTATATCTGTCTCAGACTTTTGTTGGATAAATCAATGTAATGTGACTTTTATTCGGTACAATATCGCCAATTTATCTTGGATAACCTGTATTTTTGAGAAATCAATGGCTAAGAAACCATCAATAAACAAGAAAGAAAAATCATTTGAAGAAACACTCTGGGATGCAGCAAACAAGCTGCGTGGTAGTGTTGAATCGTCAGAATACAAACACATCGTATTAAGCCTGATATTCCTCAAGTTCATCAGTGATACGTTCGAGAAGCATCGCCAAAAGCTGATTGATGATGGCTATGAAGCTCGAATTGATATGGTTCCTGCCTACACCAAAGATAACGTTTTTTACCTACCAGAAGAGAGCCGTTGGAGCTTTGTTCAGCAAAACGCTAAACAAGAAGATATTGCTCTAAAGATCGATACAGCATTAAGCACCATCGAAAAAACCAACAAAGCACTGCAAGGTGCATTGCCTGATAACTATTTCTCTCGTCTTGGTTTGGATGTCAGCAAACTATCTGCACTGATCGATGTCATTAACAACATCGACACCCTAGCGAATCCGCACGAAGATGTGGTGGGCCGAGTCTACGAATATTTCTTATCTAAATTTGCGATTGCAGAAGGTAAGGGGAAAGGCGAGTTCTATACGCCAAAGAGTATCGTAAACCTGATCGCAGAATTGATTGAGCCATACAAAGGTAAAATTTATGACCCTTGTTGTGGTTCGGGCGGTATGTTTGTTCAGTCAATGAAGTTCATTGAGAACCACAAAGGCAACAAAAAAGACGTTTCTGTGTATGGTCAAGAGTACACAGGTGCAACCTACAAACTAGCAAAAATGAACCTCGCTATTCGTGGTATCTCTGCCAACCTTGGCGCAGCCGCCAAAGATACCTTTGCCAATGATCAGCACGAAACTCTTAAAGCTGATTTTATTATGGCAAACCCGCCATTTAACCAAAAAGACTGGCGAGCTTCCGATGAGCTGGTTGATGATTATCGTTGGGATGGCTACGAAACACCACAAACAGGTAATGCCAACTATGGTTGGATTTTGCATATGGTTTCCAAGCTGTCTGAGAACGGAGTGGCAGGATTCATTCTAGCTAACGGCGCATTGTCTGGTGATGGTACAGAAAAGGCTATTCGTCAGAAACTTGTCGAGAATGGCTTAGTGGAAGCGATCATCATTCTGCCGATGAAGATGTTCTATACCACCGATATCAGTGTGACACTTTGGGTTATTAATAAGAACAAGAAAGAGCGAACGGTTCCACACGAAGATCTGATTCGTCATTACCGTAACCGTGAAGACAAAGTTCTGTTTATGGACTTACGTAAACACGGTGAACCATTCGAGAAAAAGTACGTTCAATTCTCTCCAGAAAAAATCTCTGAAATTGCTGAAACACTTCACACTTGGCAGGAAGTACGAGCCGAAACCGAATACAAAGATATTGCTGAATATTGTTACTCTGCGACTAAAGAAGAGATCGCAGCAAAAGACTACTCATTAGTGCCAAGTAAATACATCGAATTTAAGAATCACGATGAAGATGTCGATTTTGACCAGAAAATGAGTCAAATGCGAGATGACTTTACAACGCTATTGAAGCAAGAAGAGAAGTCTAAATCCGAACTTTTATCTGTATTTGAAGAGTTGGGCTATGAGATCACACTATAAGCGTATTGGTGATTACGTCACCCAAATCAAATTAAAAAATACGGATGACTCCATCTCTTCGCTTAAAGGGATAAACATCAATAAGCACTTTATGCCTTCGGTTGCTAACATCAATGGTACAGATCTAAGCAAGTACCGAGTAGTTAAGAAAAATCAATTTGCATTTAACCCAATGCACGTTGGCCGAGATGAAGTGTTGCCCATTTCAATGCTTGAAGATGATGAACCAATCATTGTATCGCCAGCATATGTAGTTTTTGAGGTAAAGGATGAAGAAGAGCTTTTACCTGCATATCTAATGATGTGGTGCAGACGTTCGGAGTTCGACCGAAACGCTTGGTTTATGACTGATAATAGTGTCCGTGGTGGTTTCAGTTGGGCTGATTTCTGCGATATGGAATTACCAGTCCCATCTATCGAAAAGCAGCGTGAAATCGTGCGTGAATACAATGTGCTGAATGACCGTATTGCACTCAACCAACAACTTACTCAAAAGCTAGAAGATACAGCTCAAGCTATTTACAAACAGTGGTTTGTAGATTTTGAGTTCCCGATATCAAAAGAGTATGCAGAGTCCATCGGTAAGCCTGAACTAGAAGGGAATCCTTACAAGTCTTCAGGTGGTGAGATGGAGTATAGTGAACAGCTTGAGGGTGAAATTCCGCTCAACTGGGAATGTGGAAAAATCCAAGACTATATAGTGATTAATTATGGTAAATCATTGCCTGAATCTAAACGCATTGCAGGTGAGTATGGGGTTTATAGTTCGGCTGGTCTGACAGGTTCACACAATACTTATCTAACTGATGAGTCAACGATAATAATAGGTCGAAAAGGGACTATTGGTAAACTGTACTATGTGCAAAATCCGAGCTTTTGTATTGATACAGCATACTACATCAGAGAGTCGGACTCTCAATTTCCTTTGTCATTTACGTATCGCATATTGTTAGGTTTGAATCTACCAGAATTAAATGAAGATTCCGCTGTGCCAGGTCTGAATCGAAATACAGTTTATGACTTGCCAGTGGTAAAACCCATCTCAAATGTTCTAGATGAATACAATGAGGTTTCTGGAAAGATAACCACTCATAAAAACAATTTACAGGCAGAGATAAGCTCACTTTCGCAACTAAAAAGATTTATTAATACAAAAATGTCAAAGGCTTAATCTATGAAATTCACAGAAGAACGGCTAGAACAAGCCATTATTGAACTGCTAGGGAAAGAAGGCTATCCACATACTCGTGGTGAGATGATTAAGCGAGCACCTGAAGATGTGCTGATTAAGTCCGATCTTCGTGAATTTCTAGCCAAACGTTACCAAGCGGAAGGTATTACAGCTTATGAGATAGAGCAAATCATCCATAAGCTTGAGTATCTTCCTGCTTCAGATCTCTACGATACCAACAAAGCCATCATGAAGTTTGTCTCTGATGGCTTTTTGCTCAAGCGTGAAGATGCAAGCCAGAAAGATTTATACATTCAGCTTATCGACTATTCATCGGTCGCTGGCGCTTCCCTTAGCGCTGAAGGCTCTGTCTCACAAGATAACAATATCTATCGCATCGTTAATCAAATGGAGATACAAGGCTATGAGCAGCGTATCCCTGACGGGATTCTTTACATCAATGGTTTGCCATTGGTGGTA carries:
- a CDS encoding antibiotic biosynthesis monooxygenase family protein; this encodes MIAVLFEAKAVPEKQARYFDLAAQLKPLLSDVDGFISVERFHSVTDPHKFLSLSWWESEASIMQWKQNVLHQAAQHEGRDTIFSGYHIRVLNLIREYAFESAEPDHR
- a CDS encoding restriction endonuclease subunit S; the encoded protein is MRSHYKRIGDYVTQIKLKNTDDSISSLKGININKHFMPSVANINGTDLSKYRVVKKNQFAFNPMHVGRDEVLPISMLEDDEPIIVSPAYVVFEVKDEEELLPAYLMMWCRRSEFDRNAWFMTDNSVRGGFSWADFCDMELPVPSIEKQREIVREYNVLNDRIALNQQLTQKLEDTAQAIYKQWFVDFEFPISKEYAESIGKPELEGNPYKSSGGEMEYSEQLEGEIPLNWECGKIQDYIVINYGKSLPESKRIAGEYGVYSSAGLTGSHNTYLTDESTIIIGRKGTIGKLYYVQNPSFCIDTAYYIRESDSQFPLSFTYRILLGLNLPELNEDSAVPGLNRNTVYDLPVVKPISNVLDEYNEVSGKITTHKNNLQAEISSLSQLKRFINTKMSKA
- a CDS encoding HEPN domain-containing protein, with the translated sequence MNQSLDHLPESNQQQIHAVASLIRDAVDEAAAAYKGKQGFKIYKIILFGSYARQPDAQGRTPWVYDPENGYVSDYDILVIVNQMDLVDDHKLWHLVDDRIARRIADIPVGVIVHTLQEVNDWLHEGRYFFKDIREQGIEIFSEGTRELARPGNLSEEEKQAISKKYFDLWFQKGNEGLMKFKLTFNNPEFSLASSAFDLHQATEALLACALLTCKNYLPKMHNPIKLKNYCMQLDKRFGDIFPMDTKFHRRSMQRLRRAYVEGRYSEHYQITEDELVYLSGEVEKLRGLVEEICLARIKG
- a CDS encoding type I restriction-modification system subunit M; translation: MAKKPSINKKEKSFEETLWDAANKLRGSVESSEYKHIVLSLIFLKFISDTFEKHRQKLIDDGYEARIDMVPAYTKDNVFYLPEESRWSFVQQNAKQEDIALKIDTALSTIEKTNKALQGALPDNYFSRLGLDVSKLSALIDVINNIDTLANPHEDVVGRVYEYFLSKFAIAEGKGKGEFYTPKSIVNLIAELIEPYKGKIYDPCCGSGGMFVQSMKFIENHKGNKKDVSVYGQEYTGATYKLAKMNLAIRGISANLGAAAKDTFANDQHETLKADFIMANPPFNQKDWRASDELVDDYRWDGYETPQTGNANYGWILHMVSKLSENGVAGFILANGALSGDGTEKAIRQKLVENGLVEAIIILPMKMFYTTDISVTLWVINKNKKERTVPHEDLIRHYRNREDKVLFMDLRKHGEPFEKKYVQFSPEKISEIAETLHTWQEVRAETEYKDIAEYCYSATKEEIAAKDYSLVPSKYIEFKNHDEDVDFDQKMSQMRDDFTTLLKQEEKSKSELLSVFEELGYEITL
- a CDS encoding helix-turn-helix domain-containing protein produces the protein MKSQTLDALDALMTDDELAQAKAKAESMLFELNLAEFRRIVQKSQTEVADIMGVKQPTVANLEKNGKDVKLLSLKRYIEALGGKLRLDVELPDGTHRGLDI
- a CDS encoding type II toxin-antitoxin system RelE/ParE family toxin, whose translation is MWNVVLRPMFLAWFQSLSSEDKVNVRASLELLKEKGPNLPRPHVDTLSNTKLKKLKELRVQSHGKPLRVFFAFDPERRCVVLCAGDKTGDKRFYKKMIPIAEDEFKEHLQEIDNEKSNT
- a CDS encoding ArsR/SmtB family transcription factor, producing the protein MKNQPMPQTEDHYQQETSMAALAAAMSDISRMKILCALMDGRAWTATELSAVADIAPSTTSGHLSRLQKEKLITCLSQGRHRYFRLYSASIAALLETMMGISFGAIQAPKSRVPAELQQARTCYDHLAGEVAVKIYDYLLKHKWITSLGDALTSKGKAQFARLGIPTDNKTKRKKCSACLDWSERKFHLGGYAGAALFQCFEENKWIERVPGYREVRITKSGQAAFKKYFDL